The proteins below are encoded in one region of Leptotrichia sp. oral taxon 218:
- the asrB gene encoding anaerobic sulfite reductase subunit AsrB → MENVYLPTAHKVLLVEQTTDLEWLFRVEYNESSVNAGQFMQVSLPKVGEAPISIANFDLEKGYLDFLIRKVGKVTDEIFKLKAGDKVFLRGPYGNGFPIEEYKNKHIVMVVGGSGIAPVRPIIEYFTKHPEEMKSFKIIVGYKNYESVIFEEEFSRWRENIEILVTLDNAESARNLGKTEEEFHEGRVTKYIPDLKVENMDETEFIVVGPPIMMHFACLEILKLNVPVEKIWVSFERKMSCAVGKCGHCKIDETYICLEGPVFKYDKAQKLLD, encoded by the coding sequence ATGGAAAATGTTTATTTGCCAACAGCGCATAAAGTTTTGCTTGTAGAGCAGACAACGGATTTAGAATGGCTTTTTCGTGTGGAATATAATGAAAGTAGCGTAAATGCTGGACAATTTATGCAAGTGTCGCTTCCTAAAGTTGGAGAAGCTCCTATTTCAATCGCAAATTTTGACTTGGAAAAAGGATATCTGGATTTTTTGATTAGAAAAGTTGGAAAAGTTACTGACGAAATTTTTAAATTAAAAGCTGGAGATAAAGTATTCTTGCGTGGACCTTACGGAAATGGTTTTCCAATTGAGGAATATAAAAATAAACATATTGTAATGGTCGTTGGAGGAAGTGGAATTGCACCAGTTCGTCCGATTATTGAATATTTTACAAAGCATCCTGAAGAAATGAAGTCTTTTAAAATAATTGTAGGTTATAAAAATTATGAAAGCGTGATTTTTGAAGAAGAGTTTTCTCGTTGGAGGGAAAATATCGAGATTTTAGTTACTTTGGACAATGCTGAAAGTGCAAGAAATTTAGGAAAAACTGAAGAAGAGTTTCACGAAGGGAGGGTAACTAAATATATCCCAGATTTGAAAGTTGAAAATATGGATGAAACTGAATTTATCGTAGTGGGACCGCCAATAATGATGCATTTTGCCTGTCTTGAAATTTTGAAATTAAATGTGCCAGTTGAAAAAATATGGGTTTCATTTGAGAGAAAAATGTCGTGTGCGGTTGGAAAATGTGGGCACTGCAAGATTGATGAAACATACATCTGCTTAGAA
- the asrA gene encoding anaerobic sulfite reductase subunit AsrA, translated as MKISLDYENFNAALSKLSKEYEIYAPIEIPYRGTFSDTPVIRYSKINKVEEICFDKKSHFSAKEIMLPITQTMFYFTGDEYKMPEEQDKKYLIFLRSCDFHGVKRVDEIYLNNKFLDIYYKKVRDKVKFVVFGCPNSFENCFCVDMGTNKTDKYNLGIKVTENEIFVDIKDDEMKEFFEETQNKEKDFEMEFVTDNEIHVDIPDNIELSDIINLDLWREYDSRCIACGKCNFVCPTCTCTTTQDVFYSENDNNGERRRVWASCHVNGFTDMAGGHSFRQRHGDRMRFKVMHKISDFKKRFGYQMCTGCGRCDDACPEYISFSNCINKLSAELKRISKEKRGEI; from the coding sequence ATGAAAATAAGTTTAGATTACGAAAATTTTAATGCGGCACTTTCAAAATTGAGTAAAGAATATGAAATCTATGCTCCAATTGAAATACCGTATCGTGGAACTTTTTCTGATACGCCTGTTATCAGATATTCAAAAATAAATAAAGTGGAAGAAATTTGCTTTGATAAAAAATCACATTTTTCGGCAAAGGAAATAATGCTGCCAATAACTCAAACAATGTTTTATTTCACTGGCGACGAATATAAAATGCCAGAAGAACAGGATAAAAAATATTTAATATTTTTAAGAAGCTGTGATTTTCACGGAGTAAAAAGAGTGGATGAAATTTATTTAAATAACAAATTTTTAGATATTTATTATAAAAAAGTGAGAGATAAAGTTAAATTTGTCGTATTTGGATGTCCAAATTCATTTGAAAATTGTTTTTGCGTGGATATGGGAACTAATAAGACTGATAAATATAATTTGGGAATCAAAGTTACAGAAAATGAAATTTTTGTTGACATAAAAGATGACGAAATGAAAGAGTTTTTTGAAGAAACACAAAATAAAGAAAAAGACTTTGAAATGGAATTTGTAACTGACAATGAAATTCATGTAGATATTCCAGACAATATTGAACTTTCTGATATTATAAATTTAGATTTATGGCGTGAATATGACAGCCGTTGTATAGCTTGTGGAAAATGTAATTTCGTTTGTCCAACTTGTACTTGTACGACGACACAAGATGTATTTTATAGCGAAAATGACAATAATGGAGAACGAAGAAGAGTGTGGGCTTCGTGCCATGTAAATGGATTTACTGATATGGCTGGTGGACATTCGTTTAGACAAAGACATGGAGATAGAATGAGATTTAAAGTTATGCATAAAATTTCTGACTTTAAAAAGAGATTTGGCTATCAAATGTGTACAGGGTGTGGACGATGTGATGACGCTTGTCCTGAATACATTTCGTTTTCAAACTGCATAAATAAATTAAGTGCGGAACTAAAGAGAATTTCTAAAGAAAAAAGGGGTGAAATCTAA